The following coding sequences are from one Neovison vison isolate M4711 chromosome X, ASM_NN_V1, whole genome shotgun sequence window:
- the PRPS2 gene encoding ribose-phosphate pyrophosphokinase 2 isoform X2 has product MLSVAGADHIITMDLHASQIQGFFDIPVDNLYAEPAVLQWIRENIAEWRNCIIVSPDAGGAKRVTSIADRLNVEFALIHKERKKANEVDRMVLVGDVKDRVAILVDDMADTCGTICHAADKLLSAGATKVYAILTHGIFSGPAISRINNAAFEAVVVTNTIPQEDKMRHCPKIQVIDISMILAEAIRRTHNGESVSYLFSHVPL; this is encoded by the exons ATGCTCTCAGTCGCCGGGGCCGATCACATCATTACCATGGACCTGCATGCCTCTCAGATCCAG GGATTCTTTGACATCCCGGTGGATAATTTGTACGCGGAGCCCGCGGTCCTGCAGTGGATTCGGGAGAACATCGCCGAGTGGAGGAACTGTATCATCGTTTCACCTGACGCCGGGGGAGCCAAAAG GGTCACCTCGATCGCAGACAGGCTGAATGTGGAATTTGCCTTGATccacaaagagaggaagaaagcgaACGAAGTGGACCGGATGGTTCTGGTGGGCGACGTGAAGGACCGCGTGGCCATCCTCGTGGACGACATGGCTGACACATGTGGCACCATCTGTCACGCCGCGGACAA GCTGCTCTCGGCTGGAGCCACCAAAGTTTATGCAATCCTGACACACGGGATCTTCTCGGGACCAGCTATTTCCCGAATAAATAATGCCGCCTTTGAAGCTGTTGTCGTCACAAACACCATTCCACAAGAGGACAAAATGAGACACTGTCCCAAGATTCAG GTTATTGATATCTCAATGATCTTGGCGGAGGCAATCCGGAGAACACACAACGGTGAATCCGTGTCCTACCTGTTCAGCCACGTGCCGCTCTAG